CCCGTGCTGTAGTTCCACAGCGTTCCCGGTTCCGCGATGCGCGGCAGACTGGCCATGTAGGTCATGATCCTGTCCGGCTCCTGCCCGATCTGCAGATCGAGCATGTGGCGCCTGTGCGACCTGGAGTCGGTATGCGTGTCGTCCCATTCTACGCCGGATGTCATCTGCATCAGGTGGCGGATAGAGACCCCGTCATATCCGCTGCCGCGCAGGCCGGGCAGATAATCGGTCAACATATCGTCAACCCCGCCGATGAAGCCATCGCGGATCGCGATGCCGATCAACAGGGTGCTGACCGACTTCGCCATCGACATGGACATCCAGCGGGTGGAGGCGTCGATCCCCAGCTCGTAACGCTCGTGAACGACCTTGCCGTCTTTCATCATCAGCAGTCCGACAAGCCGATTGCGCGACACATAGTCGTAAAGATCGAATTCCTGGCCGTCCGCCCGGATCGGGAGATCCTCGATCATGCTCGCGCTCTGCGGCAAGTCGGCGACCGGCCCATCCCCGCGCGAGATACGCCGGCAGGGAAAGGCGCGATGGGTATTGCGGAACAGGTGCACCTGTTCGCCAGGCATCAGCTTGCCTGCATAGGCCTGCTCTATCGATGCCAGTGGCTGCCGGCTTTCATCGGCGCTCGCGTTTGTTTCCCCCACGGCATCGTCCTTCCTGCTTTCTTGATCCATGCCTGCAATGTCTATCGGGCCGCCGGCGGATGATCCGGTGCGAAAGCCATCCGCACCCGGTGAGGCCCGGTCACCACCGTTACCGCGTCGCACTCGGTGCCCCTTTCGCACCGGCGCGCGCGGATTCGGCATCTGTCGGCGCCCGGCAGGACGAACAAGATGGAGCTGTATTTTGGGAGAGACACGACCATGAACCACGAACGCCGGCTCTATGCCCCCGAAGCCTATGCCGCGCGCGAGCCGCGCCAGATCGTGCGCGATTATCCGTTCGCGCTGCTTTTCACGAATGGAGCGGACGGACCGCTGGCGACATCCGTGCCGATCTATTTCGAAACCGACGATCCTGCCGAAACGCGGTTGATCGGTCACATGGCCCGCAAGAACCCGCACGCGCAGGCCCTGCAAACGGGCGACCGCGCGCTGGCGGTGTTTGCCGGCCCCCACGCCTACATCTCGGCCGGATGGTATCGCGAACGGCCCACGGTGCCGACCTGGGACTACGTCACCGCGCACGTGCGCGGCACGCTGGAGCCGTTCGATGACGACGCGACCCAGTTGCAGCTGCTCGAACGGGTA
The nucleotide sequence above comes from Pelagerythrobacter marensis. Encoded proteins:
- a CDS encoding serine hydrolase domain-containing protein; amino-acid sequence: MDQESRKDDAVGETNASADESRQPLASIEQAYAGKLMPGEQVHLFRNTHRAFPCRRISRGDGPVADLPQSASMIEDLPIRADGQEFDLYDYVSRNRLVGLLMMKDGKVVHERYELGIDASTRWMSMSMAKSVSTLLIGIAIRDGFIGGVDDMLTDYLPGLRGSGYDGVSIRHLMQMTSGVEWDDTHTDSRSHRRHMLDLQIGQEPDRIMTYMASLPRIAEPGTLWNYSTGETHVVGALVKAATGHWLADYASDKIWSRLGMEADAAWWLESPDGLEVAGSGICATLRDYARLGLFAMNDGRIEGEQVLPAGWIEESTVPREAGGNPLNYGYMWWPVPDAAGSFADGAFSARGIFGQYIYVNPAERVVLTVLSARSKPKFAEAILDNHFFNSAVEALR
- a CDS encoding FMN-binding negative transcriptional regulator → MELYFGRDTTMNHERRLYAPEAYAAREPRQIVRDYPFALLFTNGADGPLATSVPIYFETDDPAETRLIGHMARKNPHAQALQTGDRALAVFAGPHAYISAGWYRERPTVPTWDYVTAHVRGTLEPFDDDATQLQLLERVTDMVEQDRDPAWTMAQAPEGKVDALLPHIRSFRIEIDSIEGVTKLSQTHPAGDRARVIDALETRGQFGDREIAALMRANERSGEPS